From the genome of Verrucomicrobiia bacterium, one region includes:
- a CDS encoding glycosyl transferase, with translation MSDFFQTGAVATLHRLGQPNLARMEGELLEFAEESPIALILPCHVRELGTKALRGIIRELQQVRYLKQVIVGIDGANQREWARAKRIFARLPQQPVLLWNNGQRMQSLFRELDDAELTPGTMGKGRNVWICFGYALASEQSHMVAVHDCDITTYTRELLARLCYPVAHPALGFDYCKGYYARVTDKLNGRVMRLLVTPLLRALKSIIGHHPYLVYMDTFRYPLAGEFSMDMDLVRRVRIPHDWALEVGLLAEVFRNSAPRAICQSELCDNYDHKHQELSPRDMEKGLNKMATDVSRSFFRRMAAEGIKLDTGLFDTLLSAYVRQAEDTLRFYSADAVLNGLRYPRHDEERAVATFVRSIRAATRSFLEDSLWTPLIPNWNRIQSALPDFFDRLRRAVELDNRN, from the coding sequence ATGTCGGATTTTTTTCAAACTGGCGCGGTCGCCACGCTGCATCGTTTGGGGCAACCCAACCTGGCCCGGATGGAAGGTGAACTGTTGGAATTTGCCGAGGAATCTCCGATCGCGCTGATTTTGCCCTGCCACGTGCGGGAGTTGGGAACGAAAGCGTTGCGCGGCATCATCCGCGAATTGCAACAGGTTCGTTATCTCAAGCAAGTCATCGTGGGCATTGACGGCGCCAACCAGCGGGAATGGGCGCGGGCCAAGCGAATTTTTGCCCGGTTGCCGCAACAGCCCGTGCTGTTGTGGAACAACGGTCAGCGCATGCAGAGTTTGTTTCGCGAGTTGGACGACGCCGAGTTGACGCCCGGGACCATGGGCAAAGGGCGCAACGTCTGGATTTGTTTTGGTTACGCCCTGGCCAGCGAACAGTCCCACATGGTGGCGGTGCATGATTGCGACATCACCACCTACACGCGCGAATTGCTGGCGCGGTTGTGCTATCCCGTGGCGCACCCGGCGCTGGGGTTTGATTATTGCAAGGGCTACTACGCGCGGGTGACGGATAAACTGAACGGCCGGGTCATGCGCCTGTTGGTCACGCCCTTGTTGCGCGCTTTGAAATCCATCATCGGCCACCATCCGTATCTGGTTTACATGGATACGTTCCGATACCCGTTGGCGGGCGAATTTTCGATGGACATGGACCTCGTGCGCCGGGTGCGCATTCCGCACGATTGGGCGTTGGAAGTGGGGTTGCTGGCGGAAGTATTTCGTAACAGCGCCCCGCGCGCGATCTGCCAGTCTGAATTGTGCGACAATTACGATCATAAACATCAGGAACTTTCTCCGCGCGACATGGAAAAAGGCTTGAACAAAATGGCCACGGATGTGAGTCGCTCGTTTTTCCGGCGCATGGCCGCTGAAGGCATCAAGTTGGATACCGGTTTGTTTGACACCTTGTTGAGCGCCTACGTGCGGCAGGCGGAGGACACGCTCCGCTTTTACTCCGCCGACGCGGTGCTGAATGGCCTGCGCTATCCGCGCCATGACGAGGAGCGCGCCGTGGCCACCTTTGTGCGCTCGATCCGCGCCGCCACCCGTTCGTTCTTGGAGGATTCGTTGTGGACGCCGCTGATTCCGAATTGGAATCGCATCCAATCCGCACTGCCGGATTTTTTTGATCGCCTCCGTCGCGCCGTGGAGTTGGATAATCGCAACTGA